CgccggcggcggcggcggcgaaGCCCATCGTGAAGAAAACGCTAATAGTAGAAGAATCTTCATTAGACAACCCGGATCTGGGCCCATTCCTTCTGAAAATGGCCCGAGAAACAATAGCTTCGGGTGAAAGCCCGGTAAAGGCCCTAGACTTGGCAATTCGGGCCTCAAAGTCCTTCGAGCGGTGTGCAGGTCCGGGCCTGGAACTTGCCACGTGTCTCCACGTGGTTGCTGCGATCTACAGCAGTTTGGGGCGGTTGGATGAGGCGGTTGAGGCCTTGGAACGGTCCATTTTGTTGCTGGATAGCGAAACCGGGTCGGGTCATATCATGGCCCAGTTTTCCGGGTACATGCAACTTGGGGATACTTATTCCATGATTGGACAGTTGGATAGATCCATTAAGTGTTACGAGTCGGGTTTGAAGATCCAAATGGATGTGTTGGGTGAGTCCGACCCGAGAGTTGCTGAGACTTGTAGGTAAAGTATAGTAACTCTATCACCTTATCCAATATTCATCGTCTCATTGCTATTTATTATGGCCCACATGTCATTGTACTAATGAAAAGCTAGTACTTAacctacatatataatatataaaaataataataatagcataTTAAGAGAAATGCTTCTTTCATAAATAATTCTCCGTACAACATAGGATAATGTTGCCATCTTTATCCAATATTAATGACgaagaaatgaaaagtaaagaagaatACAATGGTTGTTGACTTTGTGAATTGATTCTTTAAGTTTGTTGATAATGGCTATTTGTCCTTTTCTTTTGAGTTTGGTACTCTACAGCTACATGTTTAGttgttaattaatcaattttgtatttgaggttgattttggatttggatttggattcATATAAACTAATTCAATTGTAGGTGGGTGGGTGGCTAGCTTACTTTcgttgttcattttatttaaaaatttcaggATCTTTATTGCTgttgtttaaaaatttaaggatcGGTTGTTGAAATAAATAATGACTTATTTACTTTAAAGGTATTTTTTCTCCAAGCAACTGGTGCTTAAACGAGAGAGAGTCAGAGAGGACCCACTTAAGAATATAATCCAAAATAGCCCtcaatttctttataaaaaaaaattgtcggcGGAAACATTAGATTATGAGGAAATGTTCTGGTTTgtgaaaaatcattaatattggTTATATAACTATtggttatataattatattaggaCATGCTTGGTGTAAATTACTTTCGTAGAAacaattgtttatttaaaaacaacttTTTCCAATAATAAAcgattagtttttaaaataagttgattTAAACTAATATCTAAGAAGAAATACTATCAACATTAATGTATCTAGCTATCTGCTGTAATATTTCTTAGAAAAAAGTTTAGAGTCTACTGCCAAATCATTTGTACAAATATTAGTTAGAGATAAATGATTTATAGCCTTTATTCATCACATTTGCAATGAGACACATGCATCACTGccaaatttgtataatttataatatcaatCACTGATGTGTGTGCTGGACCCGGTATTGATAAACATGTAGTTGTTGGCCACGCATTGGTTTTGGAATCTACTGTGAATTTGGGGACGTTAAGTTTCAAAATCTAAAGAATTTTCCTAAACTATAAGGAACTATTGAATAGGCTGAACCTTCTTGGAACTAAGCTATGATGGTCCCTCTCATACACGTGTTTCATTTCTATTTCCAAGAgttcttttagttttaaaaagaaaaacaaagaaaacagaCACTTACACCAAGCTTATGTGATTATGTCTCACTACATATAGTACCACTCCAGATGACCAACATTTCTTGAATTAGGATTAGGACTTAGGACCATAAAgcagaagaaaagaataagaaaacatctcagttattttagtttttttggtttaaatcaatttggaaaaaaaattaaaactagatattttttatgagaaattCATTGTTgggttatgaaattattttagaaaatcatACTGACCCTTATTCCTTCAccatatatcaaaatgctctcttttttcttttctttgtggcATATACAAAAAAGATCCTTCCTTTTGTACTTGAAGAAGCAGCAGAAAAATGCTGCATTCTTAAACTTGTTCTCGTAGCCATCTTATGAGAAACTAGATAATTAAGTGAATGAATAACCTTTAAAATCACAAGAGGAAGTATAACCAGGGAGAATGTTTGAATGCAAATtgtttacttttcttttcttactctGTTAGGTGAAACCCTTGTCATATTATCTATTTTCTAGGTGGAAACTCTTGGAAGAAATAGTGTGTTCTTTCTGTCATGTGATGGGAATAAGAGAACAGAGAAATTGACAATGCATTTAATTTgcttgatattttttatgttaatatattgTCAATATCATGTCTGGTTTATAGGGTTAGGACACTTATGGGATATGGTGCTGAAAATTTCCCTAAATAATTGCTTTCCATGAAGGGCAGGTACCTAGCTGAAGCTCATGTTCAAGCCATGCAATTTGACCAGGCAGAGAACTTCTGCAAGAAGACCCTTGAAATTCACAGGGAGCATTGCTCTCCTGCTTCCCTTACCGAAGCAGCCGACAGGCGTCTAATGGCCCTTATATGCGAGGCAAAGGGAGATTATGAACTGGCACTTGAGCACCTTGTCCTAGCTAGCATGTCAATGATAGCAAATGCACAAGATAACGAGGTTGCAGCTATTGATGTTAGCATTGGAGACATTTACTTGTCACTCTGTCGTTTTGATGAGGCTGTTTTCGCCTATCAGAAAGCACTAACAGTGTTCAAATCCACCAAAGGTGAAAGCCACAGTTGTGTGGCATTAGTGTACATTCGCCTTGCTGACCTTTACTACAGGACAGGAAAATTAAGAGAGTCAAAATCGTATTGCGAAAATGCCTTAAGAATATACAGCAAGCCTGTGGCTGGAACAACCGCCGGGGAGATTGCGAGTGGTTTGACCGAAATCTCTGCCATCTATGAAGCTCTAAACGAGCCTGAAGAGGCGCTGAAGCTGCTACAGAAGGCGGTGAAGTTGTTGGAGGATATCCCTGGACAATATAGGACAGTAGCAGGAATAGAAGCCCAAATGGGAGTGATGTTCTACATGGTTGGGAAGTATATGGATGCTTGGAAGTCTTTTGAGAATGCTATCACCAAGCTGAGAGCAAGCGGGGAGAAGAAATCTGCCTTTTTTGGAGTTGTATTGAACCAGATGGGGCTGGCATGTGTGCAACTGTACAAAATAGGGGATGCTGCCAAACATTTTGAAGAAGCGAAAGAGATATTGGAGAGAGAGTGTGGAACATATCATTCTGACACTCTTGGGGTGTACAGCAATCTTGCAGCAACTTATGATGCCTTGGGGAGGTAAacatctttttgtttctttatatcATTATATGTGTCCCTAGCAAATACTAAGACTATCATCTTGTTGCACCACATTTCATCATTATCACTCAATGTGCTGGAGACAATTCTTTCATGGCATGTCATGAGAAATGAGTGGTTCCCTCTTCATAATTTGACTTGAAAATGAAGTTTGATGATTGTGTATATCATTTTGTATTCTGTTGAAAAGAACTAGTGTAGGACTTTTTGTGATCCATGAAGTATTGAATTTATTGGCATGAGTATATGAATATGATGATGTGATAATTGTGTCTTGGTGGATgatgttctttttttaaaatgttattgtgTGCAGAGTTGAGGATGCCATTGAGATATTAGAATACATACTAAAGATGAGGGAAGAAAAACTTGGAACTGCAAATCCAGATGTTGATGATGAAAAGAAACGGCTGTTTGAGCTTTTGAAAGAAGCAGGAAGAGTTCGGAATAGAAAGGGGAAAAAATCACTTGAAAACCTTATAGATTCCAATTCCTTAAAGatgaagaaggaaggaaaaaagagaTGGGCTGCTTTTGGCTTGAGAACTTAAAACAAGTCTTGTTCTCTTTTACTTTAACGAAAAAAGATACTCCCTTATGGTATATTTTTAAGAGTAATGATAgtttcacataattttttttcacttgataatttaatttggattaaaaaaagaggaaagagaagaaaggaaaTGACTACTGGTGattaatattttgagaattCTGTGAATGAAAGTCATGTAAAAGTGATATATAGTACAATTTTGTCTTTTACTCTTGCTGATTTTATTCACCATACGCTTTTCTCGATAATGGCACAATGCTGCTAACATTATTTTGATCCTACGTTAATAATCATACGCTTATGCACTTTACTTTTTTGGTTAATCATACTAATTTTTGCTGGCTACTTATACGTACCCTTTGCTCATCGGAAGCAATGAAGCAAATCGTGTAACATTGATGGTGtatcaagaaataaaataagaccATGACAGACTTGATCAGTTATTAATGTTGGCTTATTCATTGAGTCAAGCGTCATTAAAATAAACAGTTTcttgaacacttttttttttaggagTTCTTGCATACTTCTTTCATTGTTCAAAATCAGCTGATATATGATAGCCCTTActaaaggaaaaatagaattGCATGTCTTTATTTTCTCTAGCATTCATGGAGATAGGTATTAGATATTAGTTTTATCGataaataaacttataaatttGCCAGCACACCGCATGCTATTATACAAAGCTCAATTACAACCTGGAACACTGCCTTAGGGAAAGAAACAAATATAATGAAGAAAAGATAAAGGCATATTTTGTGtaaattttctcataatttcCCCCTACTCGGATTTTTCTTATTCTGAAAAtgcttattatttattcttgCCATATATGCACATTAGACATGACGAGAAACTATATAAGGATTGCACTCCACAGTCCACACACCCTTGaaccattttgaaaaaaaaaatccttaaaaggTTTAGCATATAGCCAATGAATTTTAAACACAGAATAAGAATGAACTATTGTGAACCAAATTCTGAAGTATTCCATGATAAACAATGAATGAGCGGATGACCACTAGAcaattttaaatctttaatcacaaatttaataatGTTGACAGCAATATCATCTATAAGAATGAATGGTTTTAGAATGTGCTCATGCCTGATTGCCTTCGAAATCTATGTGATAAGATAAATTTGCTCATAGTGTGTTCTTTAGCtcatagataagataagaagcAAGGCTTAACTTGGAATGATATATATGTTTCACTTTGCTGTTTTTTgctataagtttatttttcataacaaaaatatactaCATTGAGTTTTTCAAATAAGTGAAAATTGAGAATCAGCTGTActactatttaattattttaagcaACTTCTATTAGATTTGGTTCACTTTACCATGTAACACTTTCCCGTcttgttattatattaatattaaggaTGCAAAATCAGATTCTTGTTTACTCAATGCCAGAGCATTCAAGGCTACTTTCATACATagcattttttcttttgttttgttttgagtttCTGTTCAATGATTGGAAGATAGTAGTAGTTGCAGATATTTATGTGGCTGGTAAATGGTAACTGTGCCCTGAACTGTAACTACAGCGTACTTTCCACACTTGATTATTTGCTGGAAGCAAAAGCTCAGCTAAATGTGAAACCTGTCAGTCATACATACCCTTACCAATTTGACTGGATAGACTGTTGTTGTTTAAATTGAGAGTTCTAGAGCATCTCTGACGCTAGTTGCCTAcagaattgtttatttttaaacattgttatttaattttttttatcatttggaaatgatttataTGTGTAAAATTTAGTTGCTTAAGTTGAAGTTATTTATATAATCAACGGTTGCTTatgaataaaagaatatttttttatcattttaatcatcatttaagaaaataatttaagaattatttaaaCTCATATCATTgaagtaaaatatatatgagTTGTGTTAATTATGATATGATATTGTAAGAATTAATTAacgtaaaataaaaatcatgctCATTGGAAGTACTCTAACAAACAAGAACAATCTTATTACATCaaattgtgttttgttaattgaTGCATCATTACTCGTGAGGATGGAATGgaacaagtaattttttttagcactGTTTTTGTAACAGATTGCAAGTCCCACATAGGAAATTTTATAAGTGAAGAGTGGGGagctgaatataaatatatctaaGCAAGAAACTGAAATTTGACGTGTCCTATAGAGACAACGAGTTGTGCCAATATCTGTTATTTCGAACACACAACTTTAAGACGGTTTTGTCTTGCCCTACTTTGGTTAATACTTTACCGTCAATTTTTGGAAGCCTTTCCTCTGAAGGAAGACTCGTATcccaatcaaaataataattatctcaAAGTATAGGGGATCAGttcaataatatgttaaaagaaaaaagaacccAACAATAAATATGAAAACTTAAACTAAAAGGtcaaaaagatataaaattactagtgaaatgaattaataaaatagaGAATAAGACCCCACTTATTTTGATGGTCTAAAAGTTTAGTGAATTGGATTTAAAAGTTGATCGTATTTTATTGAATGTTTATAAAGtacttatatattattattataatgcaagaaaaaaaaaccaatttctTTTAACATCAACCCTTCATATTACTCACTAATGAATTGGTCAAATACATTGTTGAATTTGAACGAGTTTGATTTTTAACAACTGaatcaatttttattgattGTTAATAATTAGATTAGATAATAATGTAAAGTCTATATATCATATTGGAGTGttcaaaattgtataaaaatcaatagttatttatttgatttgattttttatttttcaaacaacATAGTTTGATTCGGttaacaatttaacacataaaaattaaattaaacaaaattgaaTTGTAAATATCCCTAAAAACATTTGTTGCAATTAGTGTTTTTTACTAGATATTTACTTTCTAAGTTTACATAATTGCAAGCAAGTATCATAaatgttgttttattattttttataagtttagtTGTTGGAACTTATAAATTgatcttatctattatttttacttttaagttgaataattattattaatttttaattaatgataaacatttaaaacattttttaatacttactaACAAACAAAacggttaaaaattaatttggtttaattcaaatttcataaataatttaagaaaaatcaaatgataTCATTGCTTGTTTATTTccaactaattttaaattaaatttaactcatttatgttttataatttcatgattcttaagtctataatttaaaaaggaTCTTTTTagtatgttatattttaattcttgtttAGTTCTAAAAACATTCAAATTAGATAAACTAcaccagaatattaaaataaattattgaagatcaatttcaaaacataagaaataaaaaataagaatgatgaAAGTATgtaatttaacttaaattaaaaacacatcaaaccccattaaaaaaaatcctacacaGGCatatgttctttttctttcttgttcatCCTGTGATGAGATAGGAACAATGAGAGAAGCAGAGAAGATGAATCCCATCGATCATCTTCCCCTCCGTCTCCTCAGATCCGACACGGTCCCGCCCGCCCCAACCTTGTCCGAATCCACGGTGGATTTTCTCCCTGACTTCTCCGGCTACTCCTGGATCGCCTACGCCGCTTCTTCACTTCTCACCATCTCCCACTTCCCTTCCCCTCTTTCCCCTCACCAAACCCGCATCGGCCCCATTTTCCGCCAATCCTTCCAGCTCTCCGCCGATCCCCTCGCCGCCGTCGCCTGGTCCCCTAGTTCCCCCTCCTCCGGCGACCTCGCCGCCGCCGCCGATAACTGCATCTCGCTTTTCCGCCACGACTCCGCCACCGCTAAAGGTAACTCcgagtttcattttttaatggcttgaattactcatttggtcccTGTACTTGCACAATTGTCCCTACACAAGAATTAGAAACTACTCGTCTTAGTTCTTAAAATGCACTGTTtaagaaggtaaaatgaattgagcTTCTCCCTAGAAGTTAAAATCAACCTATTATGAACTTAAACTTTTATAGAAgctccctctttttttttttttttttatctttctccaAAGGctccttataatttattttactttcttattttcttctcttataagaAAGTGAAGATTTCAGTGACCATTCGAAGGTTGCTTTTTGCATACGTTTTAGTTCAGAGCTAACTCAATTACTTAGTTTACATGCTTTTTAAAGTCTTTCATATGGTATGGAGTTAAAGCCTATTAAACAGGCTGCCCAGTGTCCACCTTTATAAGAGTTAATCGTAAAATGGTGTCGATGTGTATTATGGAGAGGTTTAGATATATGAAGAAGTTGCCAAATTTTGATTACTTGTTTTGCTTTTCTTGTTTGATGAGGTCTTGTTTTCATCTTTGGAGGATATCTTACCTCTGCtcttgtttttaatatatttacagagaaaagagaaaattttacaATAGGATGAGTCGCTGTCTCTTTTGTTAGTTCTACATATTAAAAACATGATCTTGTCACTCATATTCAGGTTCTTTTTGTTGGAGCCAGAATGCAGTGCTTGTACAACATACGAAAGTGGCAAACATCAGATGGACAGGATCGGGAGATGGAATAATTTCTGTTGGAATGGAGGTGGTTTTCTGGAAAAAGAGTAACAAATGTTGGGAAGTTGCTTGGAAGTTTAAAGCAGATCAACCCCAAACTCTTGTTTGTGCAACTTGGTTTATTGAGGGCCCTTCAGCAACTGCAGCACATCCTAGTAAAGAGCACATTGAAGGGTCCTTGACCAATGAGAAAAGCAAATGTGTATTGGTATGTCAAAGCAACGGACTATCTGAATATTCAAAAGTCAAACTACATCATCCTTTACCTGTCGTAATGATTCAATGGAGACCATCAAGAGGAAAGCTATCAAACAGATATGGTAAGTGTTCAGTAAGGCATGTCCTGTTGACATGCAGCTTAGATGGGACTGCAAGGTTATGGAGTGAAATTGATAATGGAAAGGCCAGGAGAACTGGGAAGGACATCAATGATCAGAAGAACACGGGATGCTCTTTTTGTGTTGTTGCTGTTATTGAGATTAATCAGTCCTTAAATGGAACTCTTGGTTCAGATATATTTGTGAGATGGGGGACAGACTTTGAGGGAATATTTAGAACTGGCGAAGAGGCCGCCAAACAAGTTTTTTCCAAAGAAGGATTTGAGCATGATGTTAGAAATTGTGATTGGCTTGTTGGGTTTGGTCCTGGAATGTTGCTTAGCTTTTGGGCTGTCCAATGTCTTGATGATGTTTCTCCGCTGAGATTCCCCCGAGTTACGTTATGGAACAAACATGAAATCCAGAACCACGACATAGCAAATGTTTACAAGTTTAACTCATCTGAttttaaaaatgcattttttcttCATAAGATCATTATATTGAGAAGTTCCCTGTCTGGTCCACCGATTATATGCTCTTCACTTCAGCTATTGCCTTGTAATTCCTTAGTTTGGTCAAATTTTCGTATTCAAATGATACATGATGCTGTGGAGAAATCCATTGATAATGTTAACACAGATAACATATCCTCCCATTTGACTGGTGGTGTTTTAAACTTAGATGGTCATAGTGGGAGAATCTTAAAGGTTTCACTTCATCCTTGTACAAGCAAAGTTCAATTAGCTGTTtctctggattctaatggactGCTTCTTTTTTGGTCACTTTCTAACATTTCAAACTGCATTTTGGGATGTCCAACTTTGGTTCCTACTATGGAACTCTATGGAAAGCTTGCAACTCAAGACTCATGTTCCTTGTACACAAGCTTGACATGGGCACCTTCAATACTTGATGACAAGCTGGTTTTTTTTATGGGGCATACTCGGGGGATTGATTGCTTCATTGTCAACATTTgtcaaagtgaagaagaaaacatAGAATGTCACTACTTATGTACTATTCCTTTCAGTGGTCATGGTCCTTATGAGGATGGCCCTTTTGATATCTTTACAATTCCTTTAAATTCCACTTGTGACAAAACTTTCCGTAATAATAAACTTATGTTATTGGCAATATGGATGGGGAGATTTCAGGCCCTATCATGGGAAGTAAACTTGCACTCATTTGACATGTCAACAAACTGTTGTGAATGCAATTTTGATGTTAAAAGCATTGATAACTGCAGTGTTTGGGCATTTGAAAGTAcatttgctaataaaaaatattgcattACTGTAAATCCATGTTCATGTGAGTTTCTAAGTTCCAATGATCTGGTTACTAGTTTTGCGGTGGCTGATTCAGGCACTCTAAGCCATAGGCAACAAGAGTTTGGCCTTGCGAATGATCTGTGTAGTAGTTATCCTGCATATATCTTGGCCACAGGCTCCTCTGATGGCATCTTGAAACTCTGGAAAAGTAAACCTGGCAACTCATTGACCCAGCACTTGCCATGGGAGCTTGTGGGTTCGTTTGTTGCACATGATGGTCCCATCAAGGATATATGTTTAGCTGATTGTGGTGAGAAGATTGCCACATTCTGC
The Glycine max cultivar Williams 82 chromosome 16, Glycine_max_v4.0, whole genome shotgun sequence genome window above contains:
- the LOC100794697 gene encoding protein KINESIN LIGHT CHAIN-RELATED 1, producing the protein MPPQMQPFADFLRAPPAAAAAKPIVKKTLIVEESSLDNPDLGPFLLKMARETIASGESPVKALDLAIRASKSFERCAGPGLELATCLHVVAAIYSSLGRLDEAVEALERSILLLDSETGSGHIMAQFSGYMQLGDTYSMIGQLDRSIKCYESGLKIQMDVLGESDPRVAETCRYLAEAHVQAMQFDQAENFCKKTLEIHREHCSPASLTEAADRRLMALICEAKGDYELALEHLVLASMSMIANAQDNEVAAIDVSIGDIYLSLCRFDEAVFAYQKALTVFKSTKGESHSCVALVYIRLADLYYRTGKLRESKSYCENALRIYSKPVAGTTAGEIASGLTEISAIYEALNEPEEALKLLQKAVKLLEDIPGQYRTVAGIEAQMGVMFYMVGKYMDAWKSFENAITKLRASGEKKSAFFGVVLNQMGLACVQLYKIGDAAKHFEEAKEILERECGTYHSDTLGVYSNLAATYDALGRVEDAIEILEYILKMREEKLGTANPDVDDEKKRLFELLKEAGRVRNRKGKKSLENLIDSNSLKMKKEGKKRWAAFGLRT